A DNA window from Ipomoea triloba cultivar NCNSP0323 chromosome 10, ASM357664v1 contains the following coding sequences:
- the LOC116032515 gene encoding NADP-dependent D-sorbitol-6-phosphate dehydrogenase-like produces MAIILNTGFVMPTVGLGVWRMGGRDIKHLIIDAIKIGYRHFDCAAHYKNEGEVGEALAEAFQMGLVKREELFITTKLWNSDHGHVLEACKDSLNKLRLDYLDLYLVHFPVATKHTGVGMTSSAKGDDGVLDVDTTISLETTWHAMEDLVSKGLVRSIGISNYGNALTRDCLAYAKVKPAVNQIETHPYFQRDSLVKFCQKHGICVTAHTPLGGSVANTEMFGSVSCLEDPVLKGIAEKYKKTVAQIVLRWGIQRNTVVIPKSSKVERLEENFNVYGFKLSKEDMELIKSVDRNHRTNQPAKFWGIDLYA; encoded by the exons ATGGCGATTATTCTCAACACTGGCTTCGTAATGCCCACAGTTGGGCTGGGAGTTTGGCGGATGGGAGGTAGAGATATAAAGCATCTTATAATCGACGCTATCAAAATCGGCTACCGTCACTTCGATTGCgctg CTCACTACAAGAATGAAGGAGAAGTAGGGGAGGCACTTGCAGAGGCTTTTCAGATGGGGCTTGTGAAAAGGGAAGAACTTTTTATCACAACTAAG CTCTGGAACTCAGATCATGGTCATGTTCTTGAGGCTTGTAAGGACAGTTTGAATAAGCTGCGGCTAGATTATCTGGATCTCTACCTTGTTCACTTCCCCGTAGCCACTAAACATACAG GAGTTGGTATGACCTCAAGCGCAAAAGGGGATGATGGTGTTTTGGATGTAGACACTACTATATCATTGGAGACAACATGGCATGCCATGGAAGATCTAGTTTCCAAGGGCCTGGTTCGCAGTATAGGAATCAG CAACTATGGCAATGCACTTACCCGGGATTGCTTAGCTTATGCAAAGGTTAAGCCTGCTGTGAATCAAATTGAGACACATCCTTACTTCCAGCGTGATTCACTTGTCAAATTCTGCCAAAAGCATGGAATCTGTGTTACAGCTCACACACCTCTTGGAGGTTCTGTGGCCAACACTGAAATGTTTGGTTCAGTATCCTGCCTGGAAGATCCAGTTCTTAAA GGCATAgctgaaaaatataaaaagacggTGGCTCAGATTGTGCTGCGCTGGGGCATCCAGAGAAACACTGTTGTGATTCCTAAGTCATCAAAAGTTGAAAGACTGGAAGAGAATTTCAATGTTTATGGCTTTAAACTTAGCAAAGAAGACATGGAGCTGATCAAGAGCGTGGACCGAAACCATAGGACCAATCAACCAGCAAAGTTCTGGGGCATAGATCTGTATGCCTAA
- the LOC116032514 gene encoding amidophosphoribosyltransferase, chloroplastic-like — protein sequence MAFSISATAPAANLSPLTPPLEKLLFPSLRSYSLCSKTAQKPLVLAAAASKNPVSDVRSDETSFASYFDEDRTDRLREECGVVGIYGDPEASRLCYLALHALQHRGQEGAGIVSVHDNVLQHITGVGLVSEVFNESKLDKLPGEMAIGHVRYSTAGSSMLKNVQPFVASYRFGSVGVAHNGNLVNYEALRAALEENGSIFNTTSDTEVILHLIAISKARPFILRIVEACEKLEGAYSLVFVTEDKLVAVRDPFGFRPLVMGRRSNGAVVFASETCALDLIEATYEREVYPGEVVVVDKEGFQSLCLMTHPESKACIFEHIYFALPNSVVFGMSVYESRHKFGEILATESPVECDVVIAVPDSGVVAALGFAAKAGVPFQQGLIRSHYVGRTFIEPSQKIRDFGVKLKLSPVKAVLEGKRVVVVDDSIVRGTTSSKIVRLLKEAGAKEVHMRIASPPIIASCYYGVDTPSSEELISNRMTVEEIRAFIGSDSLAFLSFDSLKKHLGSDSPNFCYACFSGRYPVLPTGKVKRVGDFMDDGLSGNMGSIDGGWLHKTKMLNENEEAIATPEL from the coding sequence ATGGCCTTCTCCATCTCCGCCACCGCACCCGCCGCTAATCTCTCGCCGCTTACGCCGCCGCTAGAGAAGCTCCTTTTCCCTTCCTTGAGATCATACTCTCTCTGCTCCAAAACCGCCCAAAAACCCCTCGTATTGGCGGCGGCGGCTTCGAAGAACCCCGTCTCCGACGTCAGATCGGACGAAACTTCTTTCGCTTCTTATTTTGATGAGGACCGCACCGACCGTCTCCGTGAAGAGTGCGGCGTTGTGGGAATCTACGGCGACCCGGAGGCCTCCCGCCTCTGCTATTTAGCTCTTCACGCTCTCCAACACCGCGGCCAGGAAGGGGCGGGCATCGTTTCCGTCCACGACAACGTTCTCCAACATATCACGGGTGTCGGCTTGGTCTCCGAGGTTTTTAACGAATCCAAACTCGACAAGCTTCCCGGTGAAATGGCCATCGGACATGTCAGGTACTCTACAGCTGGCTCATCCATGCTTAAAAATGTTCAGCCTTTTGTTGCCAGCTATAGGTTTGGCTCCGTCGGGGTGGCCCACAACGGCAACCTAGTAAACTACGAAGCCCTGCGCGCTGCTCTTGAGGAAAACGGGTCAATTTTCAATACAACCTCCGACACGGAGGTGATTCTTCACCTCATTGCGATATCAAAGGCGAGGCCTTTTATTCTTAGGATTGTCGAAGCGTGTGAGAAGCTAGAGGGGGCTTATTCTTTGGTGTTTGTGACTGAGGATAAGCTAGTCGCGGTTAGGGATCCTTTTGGGTTTAGGCCATTGGTGATGGGTAGAAGGAGCAATGGGGCGGTCGTGTTTGCCTCTGAAACCTGTGCTTTGGACTTGATTGAGGCCACATATGAGAGAGAGGTTTATCCAGGtgaagtggtggtggtggataaAGAAGGGTTTCAGTCCCTTTGCTTGATGACTCACCCAGAGTCTAAAGCTTGCATCTTTGAGCACATTTACTTTGCCCTTCCAAATTCAGTTGTTTTTGGTATGTCTGTGTATGAGTCTAGGCACAAATTTGGTGAAATTTTAGCTACTGAATCCCCTGTTGAATGTGATGTTGTGATAGCTGTTCCTGATTCTGGGGTTGTGGCTGCACTCGGTTTTGCTGCTAAAGCAGGGGTTCCATTTCAGCAAGGGCTAATTAGGTCACATTATGTTGGTAGAACTTTCATTGAGCCGTCACAAAAGATTAGGGATTTCGGGGTGAAGCTCAAGCTCTCACCCGTGAAGGCCGTGTTGGAGGGGAAGAGGGTTGTGGTTGTGGATGATTCGATTGTGAGGGGAACCACTTCTTCCAAGATTGTTAGGTTGCTCAAGGAAGCAGGGGCCAAGGAGGTTCATATGAGGATTGCTAGTCCTCCGATTATAGCATCTTGTTATTATGGGGTGGACACACCTAGTTCAGAGGAGCTGATATCGAATAGGATGACTGTGGAAGAAATCCGGGCGTTTATTGGATCAGATTCACTTGCATTTCTGTCATTTGATAGCTTGAAGAAACATTTAGGGAGCGACTCTCCCAACTTCTGCTACGCTTGCTTTTCTGGGAGGTACCCGGTTCTGCCAACAGGCAAGGTGAAAAGGGTTGGCGATTTCATGGATGACGGATTGAGTGGAAATATGGGGTCTATTGATGGGGGCTGGTTACACAAAACTAAGATGCTGAATGAAAATGAAGAGGCGATAGCGACACCTGAACTTTAG